Below is a window of Neofelis nebulosa isolate mNeoNeb1 chromosome 8, mNeoNeb1.pri, whole genome shotgun sequence DNA.
GTGAAAGAGGACAAAGGAAGGGAAACTTGGGCTGCGTAAGCACTGAGTGAGGAAAAGGGTTTGTTTATAAAGAAAGTTGACTAAAGAGTTTGTGGTCCAATACCAAGGACCCAAGAGAAGAGAAACTAAATCCATCTCTCAATATATTTTGTTGCAATAAATCATATTCATCCAGAAGTTAGTTTGATTTCTGATTATATGAGAAAGCATACAATAGCAATAATATTCTTATTCTGGTATCTACTCAAAggacagttgacccttgaacaacacaggtttgaactatacaggtccacttacatgcaAATTATTTTCAGTCATTACAGTAGGGCACtgaaagtgtattttctcttccttatgatttttttaataacagttcCTTTCTCTagtttgttataaaaaaaaattacataatgtaTGTAGCATACGAAATGTGTCAGTTGTTTCCATTAGCAGCAAGACTTTCTGTCAAAGGTAAGCCattagcagttaagtttggggggaatcAAGGGTTatacttgggggtgcctgggtggctcagtaggttgagcaacagtctcttgatttcagctcaggtcatgatcccagggtcatgagatcaagccaagcattgggctctgtgctgaacatagagcctgcttaagattctctctctttctctctctccctctggccctcccttgctcatgctctatctctaaaattaaacaaatacatacataaaaaaataaaattgaaaaaagagtTACACTTGGATTCTCAAGTGCATGGTGccgttgttcaaggatcaactgtagtTTATGACTGAGTTTTCCCATTTTAACAGTACTTATACTCTCCATTAAACTCTTTCCCCCTGAAATCCCTCCTCTAGTTTTTGAGAAAGGACCTGtggacaaaacaaaatagaagcatTAGTTCTCTGTCACCCTTAGAGAACATTCTGTGCCGGTTCCTACAGAAAGTGCTCACCTCCCAATTTTGTTATCCAAACAGACATAGCATCATATCAGTTTATGGTCTTTGTCATTCACTCTGGAGCTAAAACGTACTGGTGGTCTATGCATtcaaacatgaaagaaaggaattaaaatatgttttcctccTCAATAATGAGAAATAGAAATCACCCCTAAAGATGACCCAAGAGAGTGTAGCTCAGAAGATTTCAATGACTTGGTGGAAGTCACTCTATTGCTTACAAACATTTAGGAAGTATAAGAGCAAAGTGAAAATCTTGCTGATAAAACTAACCTCAATATCCCTACCTGTTGCTATAGAAGCAGGAGGGCATGTAGATTAGGAGGCCAATCATGAAAGATGGGATAGTGGGGGTGAGAAGCATGTTCAGCAATATGCTCGAAAATATTCAGCAGCAGATAATGCCCTGACTTTTTGTGAAAGGATTTTTTGAGGAAGCACGCAGGAACTTCTATGCACTGGATCGGATTGAACAGAAAACAAGGAGAGTCTTGGAAGTGGACCAATGGCACCATATTCAATCCTTGGTGAGTTTCCAATTTAGTAGGAAAGGTTTTATGGTGGTGTTGTATACAAATTTAGACCATTTTAAGTTGTATTATTACAAAGAAATCTTTCTATTTGTTACGTGCAACTGCCTTCGTTAGTGTCCACCCTGTAACATGTGCCCTTTCACATTGAAACATACCTTAGAGAAACCCATATCTCTTCTACCTTGTTAAATGACACACAGTGAGGGGAGCCTGGTAGCTCATCAgctaaacgtccaactttggctcgggtcatgatctcatggtttgtggtttgagcctcccgttgggctctgtgctgacagctcagagctgggagcctgctaaggattctgtgtctccttctctctctgctcctcccctgctcattttctatctctctctatctgaaaaataaataaacattaaaaagtaaataaataaataaatgacacagtgaatttttttgttattttattttattttattttacttgtattGCCAGAGTCTTGCTAATAAACACCTCTCTTGATAATGCAAATTCAACTCATttgcaaattctattttttttaacgtttatttatttttgagacagagagagacagagcatgaacgggggagggtcagagagagggagacacagaatctgaaacaggctccaggctctgagctgtcagcgcagagcctgacgcggggcttgaactcacgaaccgtgagatcatgacctgcgctgaagccggatgctcaactgactgagccacccaggcgccccagctcgtTTGCAAATTCTAAACCAAACCAGAGGTATTACTTGCACCTTTTGAGAACTAATTGTATTTATACAAgatctctttgttttaaagaattagtGATCACATAGTTGTCTTTAACTTTCCATATGCCCATCATAAACAATATTATTTAGTTGGGTAACCATTATTGAGTGAATGTTGCTTTCTCACTTATATACTATTGCCCCTGGAAACAAGGGCTGTGTGACTCTTCTCTTGTAGCCATGTACTCCTGCCTTAGCATTTCATTAAGTTCTAGATAAACAATGGAATGaattaaacaaatactaaaatatgtGAGACGTGACAAATTACACTTactacagaaaatggaaaaatcgATCATCAGCAGAGCAAATGAATAGAGACGATTGCAATTAATCTCTTTGGGTTCTATCTCAGTATGTGTCAAACGCATCAAATGAATATAAAACTTATTCCTTACCTTCAAAAAGGAACATCAGCTAAAAACATGccaagaaaatgctttaaaaaaaagactctagAGATCTTTGGATTTAGCAAACAGTCTCTCCTGATAGATGGATAGAAATAGACATAGATAAATGtaggtagatatagatatggatatggatatggatatggatatagatatagatatagatatagatatagatatagatatatagacgatatagatacagatagataaatGTAGGTAGATATAGGCTTTACATCTATGGCTTATCcatgtctatatctatatgtatatcttcCTTTCTACTTATTATCTTAAATAAGGTTACAGTTTatactaataattataataattaagtaTCTACCTTCAGTCTTCTATTCCTTTAATGTAGCAGACATTTTTGTATAGCATATAGTGATGGGTGAGTACGGAGCTGAATGTTTTGTATAAAATGTCCCGGATCACTTGAATCTTAATTTGATTTTTGATTATAGCtgtcagtggttcccaaactaattttaattattcCTTTTCAGGTTTGAAATTAGTGGGAATGGATTCTTTGCATTTCTGAATGCTGATGGAGTCCATAGTTCTAGGGGATTTATTGATATCAAGTGGATTTGCAGCAAACCTAAGTTTtaataaagaactgaaaaatgacTGTGGTACATCTAATGGCTATACCATGGATTAGGAGATTATAGGGAATGCATTGCAAAGCagaacactgctttctggccATGCTGAAAACAGCTTATCTAGTTAATGTATATCCAGGGGGGACACTACACTTTTCTCATCTAGTTAATGTATATCTAGGGGTTAAGCCTTGTGTATGCTCATAAATTCTTTAGACCATGGTATCACACGgaatattttatcctatcttaGCTTGTTTTCTGCACATTTTTGATATGTTCATTCTGACACGTAGCCCACTGATGTATTGCACATTGTTTCCCTGAATGcatgcttaataaatatgggaGCTTGAGAGCAGCTCCGGGAGACTTCCCTTAGTCTTCCTGTCACCTCTT
It encodes the following:
- the CLEC2A gene encoding C-type lectin domain family 2 member A isoform X4; this encodes MQENSQIEKRLDVTPLYVSLAHTGHCHTSDTKNWTASKRFCSSQGSELAHIDTREDMDFLRKHAGTSMHWIGLNRKQGESWKWTNGTIFNPWFEISGNGFFAFLNADGVHSSRGFIDIKWICSKPKF